From a single Nicotiana tomentosiformis chromosome 2, ASM39032v3, whole genome shotgun sequence genomic region:
- the LOC104096414 gene encoding 3-hydroxy-3-methylglutaryl-coenzyme A reductase, with product MDVRRRSEKPAYPTKEFAAGEKPLKPHKQQQQQQDNSLLIASDALPLPLYLTNGLFFTMFFSVMYYLLSRWREKIRNSTPLHVVTFSELVAIVSLIASVIYLLGFFGIGFVQSFVSRDNNDDSWDVEDENDEQFLLEEDSRRGPATTLGCTAVPPPPARQVVPMVPPQPAKVAAMSEKPAPLVTPAASEEDEEIIKSVVQGKMPSYSLESKLGDCKRAASIRKEALQRITGKSLEGLPLEGFDYESILGQCCEMPIGYVQIPVGIAGPLLLDGREYSVPMATTEGCLVASTNRGCKAIYASGGATSVLLRDGMTRAPCVRFGTAKRAAELKFFVEDPVKFETLAAVFNQSSRFARLQRIQCAIAGKNLYMRFVCSTGDAMGMNMVSKGVQNVLDYLQNEYPDMDVIGISGNFCSDKKPAAVNWIEGRGKSVVCEAIITEEVVKKVLKTEVAALVELNMLKNLTGSAMAGALGGFNAHASNIVSAVFIATGQDPAQNIESSHCITMMEAVNDGKDLHVSVTMPSIEVGTVGGGTQLASQSACLNLLGVKGANREAPGSNARLLATIVAGSVLAGELSLMSAISAGQLVKSHMKYNRSTKDVTKASS from the exons ATGGACGTTCGCCGGAGATCTGAGAAGCCTGCATATCCAACCAAAGAATTTGCCGCCGGCGAAAAACCTCTCAAACcccacaaacaacaacaacaacaacaggacAACTCCCTTCTTATTGCCTCCGATGCCCTCCCACTCCCTTTGTACCTCACAAATGGGTTGTTTTTCACCATGTTTTTCTCCGTTATGTATTATCTTCTCAGCAGGTGGCGTGAGAAAATCAGGAACTCCACTCCTCTCCACGTGGTTACTTTTTCTGAATTAGTTGCCATTGTTTCATTGATCGCTTCCGTGATTTATCTTCTGGGGTTCTTCGGGATCGGATTTGTTCAGTCGTTCGTTTCCAGGGATAACAATGATGATTCTTGGGATGTTGAGGATGAAAACGATGAGCAATTTCTTTTGGAAGAAGATAGTCGTCGTGGACCTGCCACTACTCTTGGCTGCACTGCTGTTCCACCACCACCTGCTCGACAAGTTGTCCCAATGGTACCACCGCAACCCGCCAAGGTCGCAGCTATGTCTGAAAAACCTGCGCCGTTGGTTACACCAGCAGCCTCTGAGGAAGACGAGGAGATCATAAAATCCGTGGTGCAGGGGAAAATGCCGTCCTACTCTTTGGAATCGAAACTCGGTGATTGTAAGAGAGCTGCTTCTATTCGTAAAGAGGCATTGCAGAGGATTACGGGGAAGTCTCTAGAAGGGCTCCCATTGGAGGGATTTGATTATGAATCCATTCTTGGGCAGTGCTGTGAGATGCCAATCGGTTACGTTCAGATACCCGTTGGAATAGCCGGGCCATTGTTGCTTGACGGGAGAGAGTATTCGGTGCCAATGGCAACCACTGAAGGATGTTTAGTGGCTAGCACCAACAGGGGTTGTAAGGCTATCTATGCTTCTGGCGGCGCCACTAGCGTGTTGCTCCGCGATGGGATGACCAGAGCACCTTGTGTCAGGTTTGGCACTGCCAAAAGGGCCGCGGAGTTGAAGTTCTTTGTTGAAGATCCTGTGAAATTTGAGACACTTGCTGCTGTTTTCAACCA GTCAAGCAGATTTGCCAGATTACAAAGGATTCAATGCGCAATTGCGGGAAAGAATCTGTACATGCGATTTGTGTGTAGCACTGGTGATGCAATGGGAATGAACATGGTGTCCAAAGGTGTACAAAATGTTCTTGATTACCTCCAGAATGAATATCCCGACATGGATGTCATCGGCATATCTG GGAACTTTTGCTCGGACAAGAAGCCAGCAGCAGTTAACTGGATTGAGGGGAGAGGAAAGTCTGTAGTTTGTGAGGCAATTATCACGgaagaggtggtgaagaaagtTCTGAAAACTGAGGTTGCTGCTCTTGTGGAGCTGAACATGCTTAAAAATCTTACTGGCTCTGCCATGGCTGGTGCGCTTGGTGGTTTCAATGCCCACGCCAGCAATATCGTCTCAGCTGTGTTTATAGCAACTGGTCAGGACCCAGCTCAGAACATAGAGAGCTCTCATTGTATCACTATGATGGAGGCTGTAAATGATGGCAAGGACCTCCATGTTTCTGTTACAATGCCTTCCATTGAG GTTGGTACTGTTGGAGGTGGAACTCAGCTTGCTTCTCAGTCAGCTTGCTTGAACTTATTGGGAGTGAAAGGTGCCAACAGAGAGGCACCAGGGTCAAATGCAAGACTCTTGGCCACAATAGTAGCTGGTTCTGTTCTTGCTGGGGAGCTATCCCTCATGTCAGCTATCTCAGCTGGGCAGCTGGTTAAGAGCCACATGAAATACAACAGATCTACCAAAGATGTCACCAAGGCATCCTCCTAA
- the LOC138905775 gene encoding uncharacterized protein: MPTTPVTLEADESVELTEVVIEQAQVDKGKEKDGEQVLEQVAPLVPEASSKENTSSNGQRLTPAPFPQRVAKQKKDDQYRKFMKMLRHIQLNISLMDVLKEMPGYAKTMKDLMLRKFDFQDLSTVTLTHTCSTVVTRPMAQKVSDPGSFTIPCTIGSYAFAKALCDLGASINLMPLAIYMKLAIGRARPTSMLLQLADRTVKRPTGILDDVLVQVEKLLKVLQECKTAISWTMADIKGISPAFCMHKILPKEGHKPSREHQRRLNPNMKAVVKKEVIKWLDAAIRKGTDNQVADHLSRLEGAKKRMEVEYITETFPDEQLLVVTMEETSWYADIANYLASNNMIRRCIPEKDQHPVLQACHASPYGGHFGGIRIAAKVLESGLYWPTLFKDAHAWVKSCDEFQRTCNISRHHKMSMTTIQEVEVFDMWGINFLGSFVSSYGNKYILVAVDYVSKWVKAVALPTNDAKGVTSFLKKNIFTCFGTPRAIINDGGTPFCNRAFTRLLEKYGVLHKVATSYHPQTSGQVEVSNREIKSVLTKIMNATRTDWAKKLDDALWAYRTAFKTPIGPFRVVQVFSSGAVEIEFEDGTNKFTVNGQRLKHYLGMVEEKGDIVVITLEEPQYANEE; the protein is encoded by the exons ATGCCAACTACTCCAGTTACATTAGAGGCAGATGAGTCAGTAGAGCTCACCGAGGTTGTAATTGAACAAGCACAGGTTGACAAGGGTAAGGAGAAGGACGGTGAACAAGTCTTAGAAcaggtggcacctcttgtgccagaagcttcCAGCAAAGAAAATACATCAAGTAATGGACAGAGATTGACTCCTGCACCATTCCCTCAGAGAGtggcaaaacaaaagaaagatgatcaatatAGGAAATTCATGAAAATGCTTCGACATATTCAATTGAATATTTCACTGATGGATGTTTTAAAGGAAATGCCAGGGTATGCAAAAACAATGAAGGACCTGATGTTGCGGAAATTTGACTTCCAAGACCTGTCCACTGTAACTCTGACACATACCTGCAGCACGGTAGTGACAAGACCTATGGCCCAAAAGGTGTCTGATCCAGGTAGCTTCACTATCCCATGCACTATTGggagttatgcttttgctaaagcattgtgtgacttgggagccagcataaacttgatgccttTGGCAATCTATATGAAACTGGCCATTGGCAGAGCTAGACCGACCTCAATGttgctgcaactggctgatcgcacagtcaaaagaccgacaggaattcttgatgatgtgcttgtgcaa GTAGAGAAACTATTGAAGGTATTGCAAGAATGTAAGACTGCCATTAGTTGGACCATGGCAGACATAAAGGGTATCAGTccagccttttgcatgcacaagattcttCCGAAagaggggcacaaaccttccagggaACATCAACGACGTCTGAACCCAAATATGAAGGCAGTAgtaaagaaggaagtgatcaagtggctggatgcgg caattag AAAGGGGACGgacaatcaagtggcagaccacctctCAAGATTGGAAGGAGCTAAAAAGAGAATGGAGGTTGAATACATAACGGagacattcccggatgaacagttacttgttgtgacaatggaggagacgtcatggtatgctgatattgctaactatttagcaagca ataacatgatccggaggtgtatccccgagaaagatcaacatcctgttttgcaggcttgtcatgcttcaccatatggtggacacTTTGGAGGAATCCGGATAGCAGCAAAAGTGTTGGAATCTGGATTGTATTGGCCTACTctgttcaaggatgcccatgcttggGTCAAAAGTTGCGATGAATTCCAAAGGACATGCAATATATCTCGCCATCACAAGATGTCAATGAccacaattcaagaggtggaggtTTTTGACATGTGGGGGATCAACTTTTTGGGGTCGTTTGTCAGCTCGTATGGTAACAAATATATATTGGTAGCGGTTGACTATGTCTCCAAGTGGGTCAAAGCGGTGGCTCTCCCAACCAATGATGCAAAAGGGGTAACAAGTTTCCTAAAGAAAAACATCTTCACATGTTTTGGCACCCCGAGAGCTATAATCAATGATGGTGGAACCCCTTTTTGCAATAGAGCGTTCACACGTCTgttggaaaagtatggagttcTCCACAAAGTAGCCACATCGTACCACCCACAGAcgagcgggcaagttgaagtgtccAATAGAGAAATTAAAAGTGTCCTGACAAAGATAATGAATGCAACAAGGACCGATTGGGCGAAGAagttggatgatgcattatgggcataccgcacagcattcaaaactccaattg GACCCTTCAGAGTGGTGCAAGTGTTCTCAAGTGGAGCTGTGGAGATTGAATTCGAAGATGGGACAAACAAGTTCACGGtaaatgggcaaaggttgaaacattaccttggaatGGTCGAAGAGAAAGGTGATATAGTGGTGATAACTTTGGAAGAGCCCCAGTATGCTAACGAGGAGTGA